A single genomic interval of Suncus etruscus isolate mSunEtr1 chromosome 10, mSunEtr1.pri.cur, whole genome shotgun sequence harbors:
- the ZFAND1 gene encoding AN1-type zinc finger protein 1 has translation MAELDIGQHCQVASCRLKDFLPFKCDACSGVFCLEHRSRDSHNCPEVAIINSAPKSDKQSSYPCSFKDCAEKELVPVTCPYCEKNFCLRHRHQSDHECEKLETPKPRMAATQKLVQDIIDSKKEEAVRKRRKGAKNSETAAKVALMKLKMHANGDKSLPQTERIYFQVFLPKGSKEKSKPMFFCHRWSIGKVIDYAASLASLKNNNNKLTAKKLRLCHMTSGEALPLDHTLDTWIAKEDCPLYNGGNVILEYLDDEEQFLKDVDSYLE, from the exons ATGGCGGAGTTGGACATCGggcagcactgccaggtggcgTCTTGCCGGCTCAAAG attttcttccatttaaatGTGATGCCTGTTCAGGAGTATTTTg ccttgaacacagaagCAGGGATTCACATAACTGTCCTGAG gtGGCCATAATCAACTCAGCTCCAAAGTCAGATAAGCAGTCTTCTTACCCATGTTCTTTCAAGGACTGTGCTGAAAAAGAACTTGTGCCCGTTACATGTCCTTACTGTGAGAAGAACTTTTGCCTGAG ACACCGGCATCAGTCTGATCATGAATGTGAAAAGCTGGAAACCCCAAAGCCTCGGATGGCTGCGACTCAGAAACTTGTTCAAGATATTATTG ATTCCAAGAAAGAAGAGGCAGTAAGAAAGAGACGGAAAGGTGCAAAAAATAGTGAAACGGCTGCGAAAGTGGCACTGATGAAATTAAAGATGCATGCTAATGGAGATAAATCATTACCACAG ACAGAAAGAATTTACTTTCAGGTTTTCTTACCTAAAGGGAGCAAAGAGAAGAGCAAACCGATGTTCTTTTGCCATCGGTGGAGTATTGGGAAGGTCATAGATTATGCAGCTTCCTTAGCTAgtcttaaaaacaacaataacaaattaaCAGCTAAG AAATTAAGGTTATGTCACATGACTTCAGGAGAAGCATTACCATTGGATCATACTTTGGATACCTGGATTGCCAAGGAAGATTGTCCTTTATATAACGGTGGAAATGTCATCTTGGAATATCTGGATGATGAAGAACAGTTTTTAAAAGATGTCGATTCTTACTTGGAATAA
- the SLC10A5 gene encoding sodium/bile acid cotransporter 5, with product MIQKSLIVLLFSFVTLGETKKSFLSFLNKEKIGTLLFSKTEETVIVRSEYKDKKPSSSYLSVKSEDLKILQVVNVTKTFLDDTNFTIYLVTNEDGETNLTIQLWDYEGRRARLIEEIKNVKVKVHKPRKDNLFQASMHIDRNILMFILPMVLLNKCAFGCKIELQGFQTVWKKPLPIILVAVTQFVLLPFCGFFLTQILALPEAQAFGFVVTCTSPGGGGGYMFALLLEGDVTLAILMTCTSTLLALITMPVNSFIYSRMLGMSGTFSIPVSKIMSAFLFILLPMSLGIFLKHRLPEKANFLDRIIRPLSFILMCVGIYLTLKMGWVVVKTVNLEMLLLGAVIPALGFSFGFFLAKTFMLPLPLCKTLAIECGLLNSFLALAVIQLSLSQAKANLASVAPFIVAMCSGCEMLLILLVYKAKNKIAFIMDYFKKYIYLHSNNRSMTSYCGEVL from the coding sequence ATGATTCAAAAGAGTCTTATTGTCCTGCTTTTCTCATTTGTCACTCTGGGAGAAACAAAGAAATCATTTCTCAGCTTtctgaataaagaaaagattGGAACATTGCTTTTCTCCAAGACGGAAGAAACAGTCATCGTAAGGTCCGAGTACAAGGATAAAAAGCCAAGCTCTAGCTATCTCTCTGTGAAATCAGAAGATCTTAAAATTCTGCAAGTGGTAAATGTGACCAAGACCTTCTTGGATGATACAAATTTTACCATCTATTTAGTGACAAATGAAGATGGAGAGACGAATTTGACCATTCAACTATGGGATTATGAAGGTAGGCGAGCAAGACtaattgaagaaataaagaatgtcAAAGTCAAAGTCCACAAACCAAGAAAAGACAACCTCTTCCAGGCATCCATGCATATTGACAGGAATATCTTAATGTTTATTTTGCCCATGGTCCTGTTAAATAAATGTGCGTTTGGTTGCAAGATTGAATTGCAGGGGTTTCAAACTGTATGGAAGAAGCCTTTGCCGATAATTCTTGTAGCCGTTACACAGTTTGTTCTTCTGCCATTTTGTGGATTTTTTCTGACACAGATTTTGGCATTGCCTGAGGCACAGGCTTTTGGGTTTGTGGTGACTTGTACAAGCCCAGGAGGGGGTGGAGGTTATATGTTTGCTCTGCTTCTAGAAGGAGATGTCACTTTGGCCATTCTGATGACTTGCACCTCAACGTTGTTGGCTCTGATAACGATGCCTGTCAATTCCTTTATATATAGCAGGATGTTAGGGATGTCAGGCACATTTTCTATTCCGGTTTCTAAAATTATGTCAGCATTCCTTTTCATACTTCTACCAATGTCACTTGGAATATTTCTCAAGCACAGACTGCCTGAAAAAGCCAACTTCCTGGACAGAATAATTCGAcctctgagttttattttaatgtgtgtaGGGATTTATTTGACTCTGAAAATGGGCTGGGTGGTTGTAAAAACCGTCAATTTGGAGATGCTTCTATTGGGAGCCGTGATTCCTGCCTTGGGTTTCTCGTTTGGATTTTTCTTAGCTAAAACTTTCATGTTGCCTCTTCCCCTTTGTAAAACTCTTGCTATTGAATGTGGGCTACTAAATAGTTTCCTAGCTCTGGCTGTTATTCAGCTTTCTCTTTCCCAGGCTAAGGCAAATTTAGCTTCAGTGGCTCCTTTTATAGTGGCCATGTGTTCTGGATGTGAAATGTTACTGATCCTTCTGGTATATAAGGCTAAGAACAAAATTGCCTTTATTAtggactattttaaaaaatatatatatttgcactCTAACAATCGAAGCATGACTTCCTACTGTGGAGAAGTATTGTGA